From a single Herbiconiux sp. SALV-R1 genomic region:
- a CDS encoding pyridoxamine 5'-phosphate oxidase family protein, giving the protein MTDDTTASTRPGSDDDSVAKLAELLGDFRFAMLTTIDSIGKLTAHPLTVQETEFDGDLWFLVSRSSSAVADLTAEPRAGVSLSSNDSWVSLSGRAWLVDDTAKVRELWSPVVEAWFQNGPDDPDVGLLKFEAESAEYWNTPGGRVASLLSFVKAKVTGEPYEGENAKVDL; this is encoded by the coding sequence ATGACCGACGACACCACTGCATCCACCCGCCCCGGCTCCGACGACGACTCGGTGGCGAAGCTCGCCGAGCTGCTCGGAGACTTCCGCTTCGCCATGCTCACCACCATCGATTCCATCGGCAAGCTCACCGCGCATCCGCTCACCGTGCAGGAGACGGAGTTCGACGGCGACCTCTGGTTCCTCGTCTCCCGCAGCTCGTCGGCGGTCGCCGACCTCACGGCCGAGCCGCGCGCCGGCGTCTCCCTCAGCTCGAACGACTCCTGGGTGTCGCTCTCGGGCCGCGCGTGGCTCGTCGACGACACCGCGAAGGTGCGCGAGCTGTGGAGCCCGGTCGTCGAGGCCTGGTTCCAGAACGGGCCCGACGACCCCGACGTGGGGTTGCTGAAGTTCGAGGCCGAGTCGGCCGAGTACTGGAACACTCCGGGCGGCCGAGTCGCCTCGCTGCTCAGCTTCGTGAAGGCCAAGGTCACGGGCGAGCCCTACGAGGGCGAGAACGCGAAGGTCGATCTCTGA
- a CDS encoding glycosyltransferase family 39 protein: MPRTSRLTEWVAFAVVMAWGLYQCFWNLAGPNVSADEPIYVDAGWDYLHGDIADNQEHPPFAKYLMGLGQLAFGQGLLTGRSIAALAAFATGVVLYFWLRREIGWVGALAAAGFWLLLPHGVITNVRLDRLALLEPFMVLFAVVAFAAVWQWFRGRPWWWLVVAGTSMAFSVTSKVSSAVLIPVLLVFVALRRPWRRGLAGLALFCGVGAVVGLLVYLPVGLFDSVRYMLDFQSQHDATGHLIAVAGVAYTFPPWWSNLWFWFDGMGVVPVLVVLVGTVASVFSRRWALLGMLGSAIALLLVFYLLVSDVALGHYYYAWVWLFCAAAGVGVAELLRPKTSRVLLSVTRIGAVLLLAVAVVCGVWTSAVIAGQRASGMALVLPELESLGIDEGDIYVAGMAPWEFVYPIEGRWTTELDDPDIVAFALKDQVRFPLDAALTAELEERAGELDRFTIDDVTLYVVKEAERPVPAG; encoded by the coding sequence ATGCCGCGCACGTCCCGCCTCACCGAGTGGGTGGCGTTCGCAGTCGTCATGGCGTGGGGGCTCTACCAGTGCTTCTGGAACCTCGCCGGGCCGAACGTCTCGGCCGACGAACCCATCTACGTCGATGCCGGGTGGGACTATCTGCACGGCGACATCGCCGACAACCAGGAGCATCCGCCCTTCGCCAAGTACCTGATGGGTCTCGGTCAGCTGGCGTTCGGCCAGGGCCTGCTCACCGGGCGGTCGATCGCGGCACTGGCGGCCTTCGCGACCGGTGTGGTGCTCTACTTCTGGCTGCGCCGCGAGATCGGATGGGTGGGCGCCCTCGCCGCCGCGGGCTTCTGGCTCCTCCTCCCCCACGGCGTCATCACGAACGTGCGGCTCGACCGCTTGGCGCTGCTCGAGCCGTTCATGGTGCTGTTCGCCGTCGTCGCGTTCGCGGCGGTGTGGCAGTGGTTCCGGGGGCGCCCGTGGTGGTGGCTCGTCGTCGCCGGCACCTCGATGGCGTTCTCGGTCACCTCGAAGGTGTCGAGCGCGGTGCTCATCCCCGTGCTGCTCGTGTTCGTCGCGCTGCGCCGACCCTGGCGGAGGGGCCTCGCCGGTCTCGCGCTGTTCTGCGGGGTCGGTGCCGTCGTGGGGCTCCTCGTCTACCTGCCGGTGGGGCTGTTCGACTCGGTGCGGTACATGCTCGACTTCCAGTCGCAGCACGACGCCACGGGGCACCTCATCGCGGTGGCCGGGGTGGCCTACACCTTCCCGCCCTGGTGGTCGAACCTCTGGTTCTGGTTCGACGGCATGGGCGTCGTCCCGGTGCTGGTGGTGCTCGTCGGCACCGTCGCATCCGTGTTCTCCCGCCGTTGGGCACTGCTCGGGATGCTCGGGTCGGCGATCGCGCTGCTGCTGGTGTTCTATCTGCTGGTGTCGGATGTGGCGCTCGGGCACTACTACTACGCCTGGGTGTGGCTGTTCTGCGCCGCGGCCGGTGTGGGGGTCGCGGAGCTGCTGCGGCCGAAGACAAGCAGGGTGCTGCTCAGCGTCACGAGGATCGGCGCGGTGCTGCTGCTCGCGGTGGCGGTGGTGTGCGGGGTGTGGACGTCGGCGGTGATCGCGGGGCAGCGGGCGTCGGGCATGGCGCTGGTGCTGCCCGAGCTGGAGTCGCTCGGCATCGACGAGGGCGACATCTACGTGGCGGGCATGGCGCCGTGGGAGTTCGTCTACCCCATCGAGGGGCGGTGGACGACCGAGCTCGACGACCCCGACATCGTGGCTTTCGCGCTCAAAGACCAGGTGAGGTTCCCGCTCGATGCGGCGCTCACGGCGGAGCTGGAGGAGCGGGCCGGCGAGCTCGATCGCTTCACGATCGACGATGTGACGCTGTACGTGGTTAAGGAGGCGGAGCGGCCGGTTCCGGCCGGGTGA
- a CDS encoding excinuclease ABC subunit UvrA: protein MSVGAVGEQTAVAEGVAAGDRHDVIRVRGARENNLQGVDVELPKRRLTVFTGVSGSGKSSLVFGTIAAESQRMINETYSAFVQGFMPTLARPDVDVLEGLTTAIIVDQERMGANARSTVGTATDANAMLRILFSRLGKPQIGSPNAYSFNVPSVKASGAITIQKGDSAKAVKTSFTRTGGMCPRCEGMGTVNDIDLAQLYDDSKSLNQGALTIPGYTADGWGVRVFTESGFLDPDKAIRDYSETELHDFLYKEPVKIKAAGINLTYEGLVPKVQKAFLSKDKEAMQTHVRAFVDRAVTFTTCPDCGGTRLGPEARSSRIDGVNIAEVCAMQLSDLAEWLRGLDEPSVAPLLDGLQHALDSFVEIGLGYLSLDRPSGTLSGGEAQRIKMIRHLGSSLTDVTYVFDEPTVGLHPHDIQRMNKLLLQLRDKGNTVLVVEHKPEAIAIADHVVDLGPGAGTAGGTICYEGTVEGLRASDTLTGRHLDYRAALKSDVRRPSGSLEIRGASANNLHDVDVDIPLGVLTVITGVAGSGKSSLVHGSIPPGAGVVSIDQSAIKGSRRSNPATYTGLLEPIRKAFAKANGVKPALFSANSEGACPSCNGAGVIYTDLGMMAGVSTTCEDCGGKRFDSFVLDYHLGGRDISEVLAMPVAEALEFFASGEARTPAAVAILERLSDVGLGYVSLGQPLTTLSGGERQRLKLASHMAESGDIYVLDEPTTGLHLADVDQLLGLLDRLVDSGRSVIVIEHHQAVMAHADWIIDVGPGAGHDGGRIVFEGTPSELVEARSTLTGEHLAQYVGA from the coding sequence ATGAGCGTGGGTGCGGTGGGAGAGCAGACGGCGGTCGCGGAGGGCGTCGCGGCAGGGGACAGGCATGACGTCATCCGCGTGCGGGGTGCTCGCGAGAACAACCTGCAGGGGGTCGACGTCGAGCTGCCGAAGCGCCGGCTCACGGTGTTCACCGGGGTGTCGGGCTCGGGCAAGAGCTCACTGGTGTTCGGCACCATCGCCGCCGAGTCGCAGCGCATGATCAACGAGACCTACAGCGCGTTCGTGCAGGGCTTCATGCCGACCCTGGCGAGGCCCGACGTCGACGTGCTCGAGGGGCTCACCACCGCCATCATCGTCGACCAGGAGCGCATGGGGGCGAACGCCCGCTCGACGGTGGGCACGGCCACGGATGCGAACGCGATGCTGCGCATCCTGTTCAGTCGGCTCGGCAAGCCGCAGATCGGTTCGCCCAACGCCTACTCCTTCAACGTGCCGTCGGTGAAGGCGAGCGGCGCCATCACGATCCAGAAGGGCGATTCCGCGAAGGCGGTGAAGACGAGCTTCACCCGCACCGGGGGCATGTGCCCGAGGTGCGAGGGCATGGGCACGGTGAACGACATCGACCTCGCTCAGCTCTACGACGACTCGAAGTCGCTCAACCAGGGCGCGCTCACCATCCCCGGCTACACGGCCGACGGATGGGGTGTGCGCGTGTTTACGGAGTCGGGCTTCCTCGACCCCGACAAGGCCATCCGCGACTACAGCGAGACCGAGCTGCACGACTTCCTCTACAAGGAGCCCGTGAAGATCAAGGCGGCGGGCATCAACCTCACCTACGAGGGGCTCGTGCCCAAGGTGCAGAAGGCGTTCCTCTCCAAAGACAAGGAGGCGATGCAGACCCACGTGCGCGCCTTCGTCGACCGGGCCGTGACCTTCACCACCTGCCCCGACTGCGGAGGCACCCGCCTCGGGCCCGAAGCCCGCTCGTCGCGCATCGACGGTGTGAACATCGCCGAGGTCTGCGCGATGCAGCTGAGCGACCTCGCCGAGTGGCTCCGCGGCCTCGACGAGCCCTCCGTGGCGCCGCTGCTCGACGGGTTGCAGCACGCCCTCGACTCCTTCGTCGAGATCGGTCTCGGTTACCTCTCGCTCGACCGCCCCTCGGGCACCCTCTCAGGGGGTGAGGCACAGCGCATCAAGATGATCAGGCACCTGGGCTCCTCGCTCACCGATGTCACCTACGTGTTCGACGAACCCACAGTCGGGCTCCACCCGCACGACATCCAGCGCATGAACAAGCTGCTCCTGCAGCTGCGCGACAAGGGCAACACGGTGCTCGTCGTGGAGCACAAGCCCGAGGCCATCGCCATCGCCGACCACGTCGTCGACCTCGGTCCGGGCGCCGGCACCGCGGGCGGCACCATCTGCTACGAGGGCACCGTCGAAGGGCTGCGCGCCAGCGACACCCTCACCGGCCGCCACCTCGACTACCGGGCCGCGCTGAAGAGCGACGTACGACGACCGAGCGGGTCGCTCGAGATCAGGGGCGCCTCCGCCAACAACCTCCACGACGTCGACGTCGACATCCCTCTCGGCGTGCTCACCGTCATCACCGGGGTCGCGGGCTCGGGCAAGAGCTCGCTCGTGCACGGATCGATCCCGCCCGGCGCAGGAGTCGTGTCGATCGACCAGAGCGCCATCAAGGGCTCGCGGCGCAGCAACCCGGCCACCTACACGGGCCTGCTCGAGCCCATCCGCAAGGCGTTCGCGAAGGCGAACGGCGTGAAGCCCGCGCTGTTCAGCGCGAACTCCGAGGGCGCCTGCCCGAGCTGCAACGGCGCCGGTGTCATCTACACCGACCTCGGCATGATGGCCGGCGTGTCCACCACCTGCGAAGACTGCGGCGGCAAGCGGTTCGACTCCTTCGTGCTCGACTACCACCTCGGCGGCCGCGACATCAGCGAGGTGCTCGCCATGCCCGTGGCCGAAGCACTCGAGTTCTTCGCGTCGGGCGAGGCCCGCACCCCCGCGGCGGTCGCCATCCTCGAACGACTCTCCGACGTGGGGCTCGGCTACGTGAGCCTCGGCCAGCCCCTCACCACCCTCTCGGGCGGGGAGCGGCAGCGCCTCAAGCTCGCCAGCCACATGGCCGAGAGCGGCGATATCTACGTGCTCGACGAACCCACCACCGGCCTCCACCTCGCCGACGTCGACCAGCTCCTCGGTCTGCTCGACCGGCTCGTCGACTCCGGCCGCTCCGTCATCGTCATCGAGCACCATCAGGCCGTCATGGCCCACGCCGACTGGATCATCGACGTCGGCCCCGGCGCCGGCCACGACGGCGGCCGCATCGTGTTCGAGGGCACACCGTCCGAGCTCGTCGAAGCCCGCTCCACCCTCACCGGGGAGCACCTGGCTCAGTACGTCGGCGCCTGA
- a CDS encoding ABC transporter permease, with amino-acid sequence MRRSAGEGRAGPTLIELAAEAVEGAGARRSRLLIGAIGTAIGVATLVLALGLGQTAASRVTETFQAASATQVEVRPTEQEGSDGGSHATAELPDDAVDRALRLSGVRAAALLATVDAERSPVRAAAIVDPEAPVRASPPVLAVSGDLVTAFEGRVAHGRFFDAGHDARADRVAVLGATAAAALGVVGAETAPSIDIAGHAYTVLGILTDADGDSTLLGAVMIPRTTALRNFGCRPALGDERLRLAVAPGASDQVSRQLPTALDPGAPERYTAGAHQPPPLVREAVSGDLDAVFLLISVITLLAASVGIAGVSMQSVAERRGEIGLRRALGATARHVALQFVMESALVGGIGGASGAALGVAGVVAVSALQGWTPVLDVGTAALGALVGAVLGLVAGGWPAFSATRVEPAAALRDG; translated from the coding sequence ATGAGGCGGTCAGCGGGCGAGGGGCGTGCGGGCCCCACACTCATCGAGCTCGCGGCAGAGGCCGTCGAGGGCGCCGGGGCTCGACGGTCGCGGCTGCTCATCGGCGCGATCGGCACGGCTATCGGGGTGGCGACCCTCGTCCTGGCGCTGGGACTCGGTCAGACCGCCGCGAGCCGCGTCACGGAGACGTTCCAAGCCGCCTCGGCCACCCAGGTCGAGGTGCGGCCGACGGAGCAGGAGGGCTCCGACGGCGGGAGCCATGCCACGGCCGAGTTGCCCGACGACGCCGTCGACCGCGCGCTGCGACTGAGCGGAGTGCGCGCCGCCGCCCTCCTCGCCACCGTCGACGCAGAGCGTTCCCCCGTGCGTGCAGCGGCGATCGTCGATCCCGAGGCGCCGGTGCGGGCCTCCCCGCCCGTGCTCGCCGTGAGCGGCGATCTCGTCACGGCCTTCGAGGGCCGCGTCGCCCACGGGAGGTTCTTCGACGCGGGCCACGACGCTCGAGCCGATCGCGTCGCCGTGCTGGGCGCCACGGCTGCGGCGGCACTCGGCGTCGTCGGAGCCGAGACCGCGCCCTCGATCGACATCGCGGGCCACGCCTACACCGTGCTCGGCATCCTCACCGACGCCGACGGCGACTCGACCCTCCTGGGCGCGGTGATGATCCCCCGCACCACAGCCCTCCGGAACTTCGGCTGCCGGCCCGCTCTCGGCGACGAACGGCTACGGCTCGCCGTCGCACCGGGCGCCTCAGACCAGGTGAGCCGACAGCTGCCGACCGCTCTCGACCCCGGCGCCCCCGAGCGGTACACGGCGGGCGCGCACCAACCACCGCCGCTGGTCAGGGAGGCCGTGAGCGGCGACCTCGACGCGGTCTTCCTGCTCATCTCCGTGATCACCCTGCTGGCCGCGAGCGTCGGCATCGCGGGTGTGTCGATGCAGAGTGTCGCCGAACGCCGCGGTGAGATCGGTCTCCGGCGGGCGCTCGGTGCTACCGCCCGGCACGTCGCCCTGCAGTTCGTGATGGAATCGGCGCTCGTGGGAGGCATCGGCGGCGCGTCAGGAGCAGCCCTCGGCGTCGCAGGCGTCGTCGCCGTCTCGGCGCTGCAGGGCTGGACGCCGGTGCTCGACGTCGGCACGGCGGCGCTCGGCGCCCTGGTCGGCGCCGTGCTCGGGCTCGTGGCGGGCGGCTGGCCTGCATTCTCCGCCACCCGGGTCGAACCGGCAGCAGCCCTGCGAGACGGGTGA
- a CDS encoding ABC transporter ATP-binding protein, whose protein sequence is MSVLLELRRVGRHYDGPAPVAALTGVDLTLQRGEHLAITGGSGAGKSTLLGILGLLDRPTTGSHLLDGVDVGTADERERARLRATSIGFVFQSFHLLADRTVAQNVALAFLYGGLARGVRRRRVDEALHRVGLAHRADFLPSRLSGGERQRAAVARAVCTRPSLLLADEPTGNLDRRNADSVLELFSELHADGLTIVTITHDPRVAAAARRQATLDSGRLTLPELVR, encoded by the coding sequence ATGAGCGTGCTCCTCGAGCTGCGCAGGGTGGGCCGGCACTACGACGGGCCGGCCCCGGTGGCGGCCCTCACGGGAGTCGACCTCACGCTGCAGCGGGGCGAGCACCTCGCGATCACGGGAGGGTCGGGGGCGGGCAAGTCGACCCTGCTGGGCATCCTCGGCCTCCTCGACCGGCCCACCACCGGCTCGCACCTCCTCGACGGTGTCGATGTCGGAACCGCCGACGAGCGCGAGCGTGCACGGCTCAGAGCGACGTCGATCGGTTTCGTGTTCCAGTCGTTCCATCTGCTCGCCGATCGCACCGTGGCCCAGAACGTCGCCCTGGCCTTCCTCTACGGCGGCCTCGCCCGCGGCGTCCGTCGGCGGCGGGTCGACGAGGCGCTCCACCGCGTCGGCCTCGCCCACAGGGCCGACTTCCTCCCGTCGCGCCTCTCGGGCGGCGAGCGGCAGCGGGCTGCCGTGGCGCGGGCGGTCTGCACGCGCCCCTCCCTGCTGCTCGCCGACGAGCCCACGGGCAACCTCGATCGGCGCAACGCTGACTCCGTCTTGGAGCTGTTCTCCGAGCTGCACGCCGACGGACTGACGATCGTCACGATCACCCACGACCCACGCGTCGCGGCGGCTGCCCGACGTCAGGCGACCCTCGACTCGGGCCGGCTCACGCTGCCGGAGCTCGTGCGATGA
- a CDS encoding peptidoglycan-binding domain-containing protein, which translates to MSDHDPAEPGSPARRRLPWSRGQRFVAVVALVAVAALGTGLAFGRFVVSPADRATQNAAPPPGPITAPLEQRVVQSTVTTRADVTHADAVGIEPDLSGLAGAAVATGRVPEVGAQLDAGTVALEIAGRPLIALPGELPAYRTLRAGMSGPDVAQLKAALSSLGIDAGGADDVYDAATASAVQELYRRAGYTAPGDPDAEREARAARTAQRAAQAALDDAVAALHTAGAAPGGSALLELDNAVREAQRELDLATASGAAESELARLSDALALATARRNEGAAAPDTAVQQAAVDAATRQLDDATVEATRSEQRALTPLPPSEVAFLTSLPRRVDSVSVSRGKAVSGEVMTVSGAELVLAGTVGESDAPLVTSGARATFTAPDGSEHGAQVRSVAEDTGDDRASDGAPSGDGSASTAGRRYRVVLVPDALDDATLNAVRDRNVRVTVPVQSTQGSVLAAPIAALTSGAGGESRLELADDEGTRLVTVTTGLSAGGFVEIRSDDPAVTAGARVVVGR; encoded by the coding sequence GTGAGCGACCACGACCCCGCAGAGCCCGGATCGCCCGCGCGGAGGCGACTGCCGTGGAGTCGTGGGCAGCGCTTCGTCGCCGTCGTGGCTCTGGTGGCCGTCGCGGCGCTCGGGACAGGTCTGGCATTCGGGAGATTCGTCGTGTCGCCGGCCGACCGAGCGACCCAGAACGCAGCGCCGCCCCCGGGCCCCATCACCGCCCCGCTCGAGCAGCGAGTCGTGCAGAGCACCGTCACGACGAGGGCCGACGTCACCCACGCCGACGCGGTCGGCATCGAGCCCGATCTGAGTGGGCTCGCCGGTGCCGCCGTGGCGACCGGCAGGGTGCCGGAGGTGGGGGCGCAACTCGATGCCGGAACGGTGGCGCTCGAGATCGCCGGGCGCCCCCTCATCGCGCTTCCCGGCGAACTCCCCGCCTACCGCACCCTGCGAGCCGGCATGTCCGGGCCCGATGTCGCGCAGCTGAAGGCCGCGCTGAGCTCACTCGGCATCGATGCGGGAGGGGCCGACGACGTCTACGACGCGGCGACGGCGAGCGCCGTGCAGGAGCTGTACCGGCGAGCGGGTTACACGGCACCGGGCGACCCCGACGCGGAGCGCGAGGCCCGCGCCGCGCGCACGGCGCAGCGGGCCGCGCAGGCGGCGCTCGACGACGCGGTCGCCGCGCTGCACACGGCAGGAGCCGCCCCGGGAGGCTCAGCACTGCTCGAACTCGACAACGCCGTGCGCGAGGCGCAACGGGAACTCGATCTCGCCACGGCGAGCGGCGCCGCCGAGAGCGAACTCGCACGACTCTCCGATGCGCTCGCCCTGGCGACCGCGCGACGGAACGAAGGGGCCGCAGCGCCTGACACCGCCGTCCAGCAGGCGGCGGTCGATGCGGCCACCCGGCAGCTCGACGACGCCACCGTCGAGGCGACTCGATCGGAGCAGCGGGCCCTCACACCGCTTCCCCCCTCGGAGGTGGCCTTCCTCACCTCGCTGCCCCGGCGTGTCGACTCCGTCTCCGTCAGCCGCGGCAAGGCGGTCTCGGGTGAGGTGATGACCGTCTCGGGGGCCGAACTCGTGCTCGCGGGAACGGTGGGGGAGAGCGACGCCCCGCTCGTCACGTCGGGCGCCCGGGCGACGTTCACCGCGCCCGACGGCAGCGAGCACGGCGCTCAGGTGCGCTCCGTCGCCGAAGACACGGGCGACGACAGGGCCTCCGACGGCGCGCCCTCGGGAGACGGGTCGGCATCGACCGCGGGGAGGCGATACCGCGTCGTGCTCGTGCCCGACGCCCTCGACGACGCCACGCTGAACGCCGTCCGCGACCGCAACGTGCGGGTGACGGTCCCGGTGCAGAGCACGCAGGGGAGCGTTCTCGCCGCCCCGATCGCCGCGCTCACCTCGGGAGCGGGCGGCGAGAGCCGCCTCGAACTCGCCGACGACGAGGGCACTCGTCTCGTGACCGTGACGACGGGGCTGTCGGCGGGCGGATTCGTGGAGATCCGGAGCGACGATCCCGCGGTGACGGCCGGCGCGAGGGTGGTGGTCGGTCGATGA
- a CDS encoding OmpH family outer membrane protein encodes MDERERAVQDAVAAYMKEQGFEYVPDTASVTMYSESSLDVEWGSAEFAERYGYGISTDPFGMNGEAMGTE; translated from the coding sequence ATGGACGAACGCGAGCGGGCGGTTCAGGATGCTGTGGCCGCGTACATGAAGGAACAGGGCTTCGAGTACGTGCCCGACACCGCGAGCGTCACGATGTACTCCGAGTCGTCGCTCGACGTGGAGTGGGGGAGCGCCGAGTTCGCCGAGCGCTACGGCTACGGCATCTCGACCGACCCGTTCGGCATGAACGGGGAGGCGATGGGCACCGAGTAG
- a CDS encoding HdeD family acid-resistance protein encodes MTTTMNTDPVGGFWLFQGDISATALRWLKGGLWIRAILSIVLGIVVLVLSFNNPDAIVYTIAFLFALYFWIVGLVRIVQGIVNKSVSGGIRALQIILGVLLIVAGVVAIRNPVVSLVALALVIGFSWIIEGVMAVIETAKDSSQWFGTILGVVSVVAGIVVIFLPLESIGILVLFTGILLIVTGIMSAITAVTLGKAPKRA; translated from the coding sequence ATGACCACGACGATGAACACCGACCCGGTGGGCGGTTTCTGGCTGTTCCAGGGCGACATCAGTGCGACGGCGCTGCGCTGGCTGAAGGGCGGGTTGTGGATCAGGGCGATCCTGTCGATCGTCCTCGGCATCGTGGTGCTGGTGCTGTCGTTCAACAACCCCGACGCGATCGTCTACACCATCGCCTTCCTGTTCGCGCTCTACTTCTGGATCGTCGGCCTCGTGCGCATCGTGCAGGGCATCGTCAACAAGTCCGTGTCGGGAGGCATCAGGGCGCTGCAGATCATCCTCGGCGTGCTGCTCATCGTCGCGGGCGTCGTGGCCATCCGGAACCCCGTGGTGTCCCTCGTCGCCCTCGCGCTCGTCATCGGGTTCTCCTGGATCATCGAGGGCGTCATGGCCGTGATCGAGACCGCGAAAGACTCTTCGCAGTGGTTCGGCACGATCCTCGGCGTCGTCTCGGTGGTCGCCGGCATCGTCGTGATCTTCCTGCCGCTCGAGTCGATCGGCATCCTGGTGCTGTTCACGGGCATCCTGCTCATCGTCACCGGCATCATGTCGGCGATCACCGCGGTCACCCTCGGCAAGGCGCCGAAGCGGGCCTAG
- a CDS encoding NUDIX hydrolase yields MSGAADAAVPQGDVILKSRVLLLDRDGATLLFFTRADVAAHPTRWLTPGGHLEAGETHAEAAVRELREETGLVVDDRDALGEPVWARDFVGEPAPGVFRDYHEEWYRLTVDRFDPVDAEWTPEERVDIEAWRWWSVDELERTTDAVEPLELVEVVRRLALG; encoded by the coding sequence ATGAGCGGAGCCGCCGACGCGGCAGTGCCGCAGGGCGACGTGATCCTGAAGTCGCGCGTGCTGCTGCTCGACCGCGACGGTGCGACGCTGCTGTTCTTCACCCGGGCGGACGTCGCCGCGCATCCGACCCGCTGGCTCACGCCGGGCGGCCACCTCGAAGCGGGGGAGACCCACGCCGAGGCCGCCGTGCGCGAACTGCGCGAGGAGACCGGACTCGTGGTCGACGACAGAGACGCCCTCGGTGAGCCGGTGTGGGCGCGCGACTTCGTGGGGGAGCCCGCACCGGGCGTCTTCCGCGACTACCACGAGGAGTGGTACCGGCTCACGGTCGACCGCTTCGACCCCGTCGACGCCGAGTGGACGCCCGAGGAGCGCGTCGACATCGAGGCGTGGCGGTGGTGGAGCGTCGACGAGCTCGAGCGCACCACGGATGCCGTGGAGCCGCTCGAGCTCGTCGAGGTGGTGCGGAGGCTGGCGCTGGGCTGA